In one Candidatus Nomurabacteria bacterium genomic region, the following are encoded:
- a CDS encoding DUF1059 domain-containing protein, with the protein MYNLSCKDVSGIECPFVAKGNSEQEVMTDLTEHGMAKHADEIQKMMLAGMTKEAMEEKMQMMITMS; encoded by the coding sequence ATGTATAATCTTTCCTGTAAAGACGTGAGTGGTATTGAATGTCCTTTTGTCGCGAAGGGTAATTCTGAGCAAGAAGTCATGACTGACCTTACCGAACACGGTATGGCAAAGCACGCAGATGAAATTCAAAAGATGATGCTCGCTGGTATGACTAAGGAAGCGATGGAAGAAAAGATGCAGATGATGATTACGATGTCGTAA
- a CDS encoding DUF1059 domain-containing protein, whose amino-acid sequence MYHLSCKDVSGLSCPYKTDGDSEIEVIDDVKDHVFTKHEDHINTMMDDEEMTEDDLEDKMQMMITMS is encoded by the coding sequence ATGTATCACTTATCCTGTAAGGATGTTAGTGGGCTCAGCTGCCCATATAAAACTGATGGTGACTCAGAAATCGAAGTCATCGACGACGTGAAAGATCATGTTTTTACCAAGCACGAAGATCACATCAATACCATGATGGATGATGAAGAAATGACCGAAGATGATCTCGAAGATAAAATGCAGATGATGATTACGATGTCGTAA
- a CDS encoding glycosyltransferase — protein sequence MSIVIPVYDESTTRLRDQLRSINAQTVNATQCEIVYIVNNGDRATTPKPVLAANNKALAFLKKAKAAFHSLS from the coding sequence ATGAGCATTGTCATCCCTGTTTATGATGAGTCGACCACACGTCTACGAGACCAGCTTCGATCTATCAATGCGCAAACGGTAAACGCTACGCAATGCGAGATTGTCTATATCGTAAACAATGGCGATCGAGCCACTACACCAAAGCCCGTATTAGCAGCGAACAATAAAGCACTCGCTTTTTTAAAGAAGGCTAAAGCCGCATTCCACTCATTGTCTTAG
- a CDS encoding AAA family ATPase, translating into MIKGEIITFKTAAEFRKWLSKNHKQEEGIWIRFFKKDSGLKTFSYEEALDEALCYGWIDSQKKTYDNKSFIQKFSQRRARSIWSQRNMEHIERLIKEKKMHAEGLKQYEAAKNDGRLDNAYAPSSKAEIPADLMKVINKDQKMKAFVATLTKANIMAISFRLNTAKKPETRERRFQMILEMLKKGRNFIKTMSRLIIISGHPATGKTTISKEVAKLLGVSLIARDAYKEALFDSLGWDNRETSRKYGVASYELLYLSLEVLLDAGVDCVVESNFVPEYANDRFSAYKEKYGLHFVQIICTTEPSVLIDRFQKRYESGERHPGHVDGENLESIKKIALTKLVPFSHADKVIYVDTTSFDVDVPSLVKEIIK; encoded by the coding sequence ATGATCAAAGGCGAAATCATCACCTTCAAAACCGCAGCCGAATTTCGTAAGTGGCTGTCAAAGAATCACAAGCAAGAAGAGGGGATCTGGATTCGCTTCTTCAAAAAAGATTCTGGTTTGAAAACGTTTTCGTATGAAGAAGCTCTTGATGAAGCGCTTTGTTATGGTTGGATCGATAGTCAAAAGAAAACGTATGATAATAAGTCGTTTATTCAAAAGTTTTCGCAACGTCGTGCGCGGAGCATTTGGTCGCAACGTAATATGGAACATATTGAACGTTTGATAAAAGAAAAGAAAATGCACGCTGAAGGATTGAAACAATACGAAGCTGCAAAGAATGACGGACGTCTTGATAATGCTTATGCGCCCTCAAGTAAAGCCGAAATCCCGGCGGATTTGATGAAGGTGATTAACAAAGATCAAAAGATGAAGGCGTTTGTTGCGACGCTGACCAAGGCGAATATTATGGCGATTTCATTTCGCTTGAATACGGCAAAAAAGCCGGAGACGAGGGAGAGACGTTTTCAAATGATATTAGAGATGTTAAAGAAGGGGAGAAATTTTATTAAGACTATGAGCCGACTTATCATCATATCCGGTCATCCAGCCACAGGAAAAACGACCATTAGCAAAGAAGTAGCTAAGTTGCTTGGCGTTTCTTTGATTGCTCGAGATGCCTACAAGGAGGCACTATTTGATTCGCTAGGATGGGATAATCGCGAGACATCAAGAAAATACGGAGTGGCGAGCTACGAGTTGCTATATCTTTCGCTTGAGGTATTGCTAGACGCTGGTGTTGATTGCGTCGTTGAAAGTAACTTTGTGCCGGAATACGCGAATGATCGGTTCTCTGCTTACAAAGAAAAATATGGTTTGCATTTTGTCCAGATAATCTGCACGACTGAGCCCTCTGTATTGATTGATCGGTTTCAAAAGAGATACGAGTCCGGCGAAAGACATCCTGGTCATGTTGATGGTGAGAATCTTGAATCAATCAAGAAAATAGCTCTAACAAAGCTGGTGCCATTTTCTCATGCGGACAAAGTTATTTATGTTGACACCACTTCGTTTGATGTGGATGTTCCATCACTCGTGAAAGAAATCATTAAATAA
- the pyrF gene encoding orotidine-5'-phosphate decarboxylase has protein sequence MSESRIILALDGLDLEASAQLMKQVGSRIYAAKIHSLRDECGRAAVAALKDAGATRVWVDYKLHDIPNTVALRVKAMEEADILSVHASGGVEMIRAAVDAGVAKIYAVTVLTSLDAKAAHIVYGRPTDEAALKLARIAQAGGAYGIVCSPDEVALLRRDGFSKVDIIVPGIRPAGANTHDQKRFNTPSGAMRLGATRLVIGRAITEAQDPIAALDAIEEEINKHR, from the coding sequence ATGTCTGAATCTCGCATCATTTTGGCACTCGATGGGCTCGACCTCGAAGCAAGCGCGCAGCTCATGAAGCAAGTAGGTTCACGTATCTACGCGGCCAAGATCCACAGTCTCCGCGATGAGTGTGGACGGGCAGCGGTCGCTGCTTTGAAGGACGCTGGCGCTACGCGCGTTTGGGTGGACTATAAGCTCCATGATATCCCAAATACCGTCGCGCTTCGGGTGAAGGCGATGGAGGAGGCTGATATCCTATCTGTTCATGCAAGTGGTGGGGTCGAGATGATTCGTGCTGCTGTTGATGCAGGAGTAGCCAAGATCTACGCGGTGACGGTGCTTACGTCACTTGATGCCAAAGCAGCGCATATAGTATATGGACGTCCAACTGACGAAGCAGCTCTAAAGCTTGCTCGAATCGCACAGGCTGGTGGTGCGTACGGTATCGTGTGCTCGCCTGATGAAGTCGCACTTTTGAGGCGCGATGGGTTTAGCAAGGTCGATATCATCGTACCGGGCATCAGGCCTGCTGGAGCTAATACGCATGATCAGAAGCGTTTCAATACGCCTTCTGGTGCGATGCGTCTCGGAGCAACGAGGCTGGTGATTGGACGTGCCATCACTGAGGCGCAAGATCCTATCGCTGCTCTCGATGCGATCGAAGAAGAAATCAACAAACATCGTTGA